A genomic segment from Nicotiana sylvestris chromosome 1, ASM39365v2, whole genome shotgun sequence encodes:
- the LOC104242248 gene encoding uncharacterized protein, with product MSYLSKFEFVALDISERNYLSWVLDAKIYFAARALENTIIQGNETSDQDKANAIIFLRHHLDEGLKNEYLTLKDPFELWSSLKERITSQLKLCGEMVNDEDLLEKTLSTFHASNMVLQQQYREKGLKKYSELISCLLMSEQHNTLLMKNHEARPTGSAPFSEVNMVAATEKSERRQNNYRGRGCGHSRGREGGHGRGQNNYRHHDGNK from the exons ATGTCATATTTGTCAAAgtttgaatttgtggcacttgacatctccGAAAGGAATTATTTATCATGGGTCCTTGATGCTAAAATTTACTTTGCTGCAAGAGCTCTtgaaaatactattatacaaggaaatgaaacaTCGGATCAGGATAAGGCAAATGCTAtaattttccttcgtcatcatctcgATGAAGGGTTAAAAAATGAATACTTAACCCTGAAAGATCCATTTGAATTATGGAGCAGTTTGAAGGAACG AATAACTTCCCAACTTAAATTATGTGGGGAAATGGTGAATGATGAGGATTTACTGGAAAAGACTCTTTCTACTTTTCATGCCTCAAATATGGTATTGCAGCAACAATATCGTGAAAAGGGTTTAAAGAAATATTCTGAATTAATCTCATGTCTCCTGATGTCTGAGCAACATAATACCcttttaatgaaaaatcatgaagcccgtcccactggATCTGCACCATTTTCTGAAGTGAATATGGTAGCAGCGACTGaaaagtctgaaagaagacaaaataatTATCGTGGTCGTGGTTGTGGCCATAGTCGTGGACGTGAAGGTGGACATGGAAGGGGACAAAATAATTATCGTCATCATGATGGAAATAAATAA
- the LOC138890552 gene encoding serine/threonine-protein phosphatase 7 long form homolog: MRGRDFHPRVVQRLWDTGFYRIFQIGRLQLDWSPVTALIERWRPETHTFHVPIGETTIMLQDVEVLYRLPADGLPVALPQYMRSMSRAQYLDLLQHFTGFRPHDETAASGASRMALTSIRQHLDILHLDITNETNDLHIH, from the coding sequence ATGAGGGGTAGAGATTTCCATCCTCGTGTTGTCCAACGCCTGTGGGATACGGGCTTCTATCGGATTTTTCAGATTGGGCGGCTGCAGCTCGATTGGTCTCCGGTTACGGCCttgatagagcggtggcgaccaGAGACACACACTTTCCACGTGCCCATTGGCGAGACCACCATCATGCTGCAGGATGTTGAGGTTTTATATAGGTTGCCTGCCGATGGACTGCCTGTTGCACTGCCTCAGTATATGAGATCTATGTCGCGTGCCCAGTATTTGGACTTGCTGCAGCATTTCACTGGTTTCAGGCCACATGATGAGACTGCAGCTTCAGGGGCCAGTCGCATGGCTTTGACATCTATTAGACAGCATTTGGATATATTGCACCTCGATATCACCAACGAGACAAATGATCTACATATTCACTAG